In Methanobrevibacter sp., a genomic segment contains:
- the dapB gene encoding 4-hydroxy-tetrahydrodipicolinate reductase has product MIKVAVTGAAGRMGSGIIRKITEQDDMEVVAAIEMPNTPLAGKDAGLQAGIDELGVEIVGSEDLEKALKASGADVLVDFTIAHAAVDTIKVATSCGVGVVVGTTGFSDDQMAENIKNVKDNNVPAVISSNMSIGVNVFFNTLKKLAPLLYDYDIEIIEAHHNQKKDAPSGTAMTAFEVIAEELGRDTDEVGVYGRQGLVGKRTPDEIGVHAIRGGDIVGDHTVMFVGDGERLEVKHQAHTREVFIAGVIRAIRYIPSAEKGIVSSMNDVLGLE; this is encoded by the coding sequence ATGATTAAAGTAGCAGTCACTGGAGCTGCAGGTAGAATGGGCTCTGGTATTATTAGAAAAATTACAGAACAAGACGACATGGAAGTAGTTGCAGCTATTGAAATGCCAAACACTCCTCTTGCGGGTAAAGACGCCGGTCTTCAGGCCGGAATTGATGAACTTGGCGTTGAAATTGTTGGATCTGAAGATTTGGAAAAGGCTTTAAAAGCTTCCGGTGCTGATGTATTGGTTGATTTCACAATCGCTCATGCCGCAGTTGACACCATCAAAGTGGCTACCTCATGTGGCGTAGGTGTTGTTGTTGGAACTACTGGATTTAGCGATGATCAGATGGCGGAAAACATTAAAAACGTTAAAGACAATAATGTCCCTGCGGTAATTTCATCAAACATGTCTATTGGAGTTAATGTATTTTTCAATACTTTAAAGAAATTAGCTCCGCTTTTATACGATTATGATATTGAGATTATTGAAGCTCATCACAATCAGAAAAAGGATGCTCCATCAGGAACTGCCATGACTGCTTTTGAAGTAATAGCTGAAGAGCTTGGCCGTGATACTGATGAAGTTGGAGTCTACGGTAGACAAGGATTGGTTGGTAAAAGAACTCCTGATGAAATCGGTGTTCATGCAATCCGTGGTGGAGACATTGTTGGAGACCACACCGTAATGTTTGTCGGTGATGGTGAAAGATTGGAAGTTAAACACCAGGCCCATACTAGGGAAGTATTTATTGCTGGTGTAATTAGAGCTATTAGATACATTCCATCTGCTGAAAAAGGTATTGTAAGTAGTATGAATGATGTTTTAGGATTAGAATAG
- the dapA gene encoding 4-hydroxy-tetrahydrodipicolinate synthase, with amino-acid sequence MKFEGTYVAMVTPFDKEKNIDEEGFRSNINYLIDQGVDGLVGAGTTGESATISHDEHQRIIEILVDEVDGRVQTIAGTGSNATSEALSLTKFSVDAGADAALLITPYYNKPQQHALVEHYSTIAEKCDIPLIAYNVPSRTGSDIAVETAVELAKVDGVEAIKEASGSVDKVSDIYQALSRENLEDDFNILSGEDSLTLPIMAVGGTGVISASANIDAKRMSLMVNSILNDDYTRAFELHYEMLDIIRALFIESNPVPVKTAMNLMGLPAGPLRQPLCEMKEENLEVLKKALKDSDLI; translated from the coding sequence ATGAAATTTGAAGGAACTTACGTTGCAATGGTAACTCCATTTGATAAAGAAAAAAATATCGATGAAGAAGGTTTTAGGTCAAACATTAATTATTTAATTGATCAAGGTGTTGACGGTTTAGTTGGTGCAGGAACCACGGGCGAATCAGCCACTATTTCTCATGATGAGCATCAAAGGATAATTGAAATTTTAGTCGATGAAGTTGATGGCAGAGTCCAGACTATTGCCGGAACAGGCAGCAATGCCACATCAGAAGCATTGTCCTTGACTAAATTTTCCGTTGATGCTGGTGCTGATGCTGCATTGTTAATCACTCCATATTACAATAAACCGCAACAGCACGCATTAGTGGAACATTACAGCACAATTGCTGAGAAATGTGATATTCCTCTCATAGCATACAACGTTCCATCACGTACCGGCTCTGACATTGCAGTAGAAACTGCAGTCGAATTGGCTAAAGTTGATGGTGTCGAAGCTATTAAAGAGGCTAGCGGTAGCGTTGATAAGGTATCTGATATTTACCAGGCACTTTCCCGTGAAAATCTTGAGGATGACTTCAACATCCTTTCCGGTGAAGACTCATTAACATTGCCGATAATGGCTGTTGGCGGAACTGGTGTAATCAGTGCATCTGCAAATATTGATGCAAAAAGAATGTCCCTAATGGTTAACAGTATTTTAAATGATGATTATACAAGAGCATTCGAACTTCACTATGAGATGCTCGATATTATAAGGGCCCTGTTTATAGAAAGCAATCCTGTCCCTGTAAAAACTGCAATGAATCTGATGGGACTTCCTGCAGGACCTCTCAGACAACCATTATGTGAAATGAAAGAAGAAAACTTAGAAGTTCTTAAAAAAGCGTTAAAAGATTCTGATTTAATTTAA
- a CDS encoding aspartate kinase encodes MDLIVAKFGGTSVGDGSRIKKAAQSVVNEYMKGNQVVVVVSAVNKTTDELIGLSNDAIGTGLTDKQKAEIMAMGELTSARLFSATIESLGVKSEFIDPYNELWPIVTDSNSLEAKIDFNTTNKKINGIESLVNQGIIPVICGFLGKGPSGEITTLGRGGSDISAFLIGHCLNANEVVIVTDVDGVMSTDPNKIEEAELLEEITVEEMRDLATHGAQVLHPHALKYKDPLISAKIINFAHGDLKAKGTRITGPFEGDILKSVSLYKDPISLIVLVGEAMLKKVGLLADLTGCLAKNDINIFGISAGQNSITTFVNKKDAEQAYHILHNLVVETEVLSSLSLGRDTAMITLVSPDIIETPGIISGITEPLRKNNINIVEITSSQTAVVLFVDWKDGKRACKLVNEVLE; translated from the coding sequence ATGGATTTAATAGTAGCGAAATTCGGTGGAACCTCGGTAGGAGACGGTTCCAGAATTAAAAAAGCGGCGCAGTCCGTTGTAAATGAGTATATGAAAGGCAATCAGGTAGTAGTTGTAGTTTCTGCAGTTAACAAGACTACTGACGAGTTAATTGGTCTATCCAATGACGCAATTGGAACTGGATTAACAGACAAGCAGAAGGCAGAGATTATGGCTATGGGTGAATTAACTAGTGCTAGATTATTCTCAGCAACTATTGAATCTTTAGGCGTAAAATCCGAATTTATTGATCCTTATAATGAATTATGGCCGATTGTAACTGATTCTAATTCTCTTGAAGCTAAAATTGATTTTAACACAACTAACAAGAAAATCAACGGTATTGAAAGTCTTGTAAATCAAGGTATTATTCCAGTCATTTGTGGATTTTTAGGAAAAGGACCTAGTGGAGAAATCACCACTTTAGGAAGAGGCGGAAGTGATATTTCAGCATTTTTAATTGGACATTGTTTAAATGCAAATGAAGTTGTAATTGTCACTGATGTAGATGGCGTAATGTCAACTGACCCTAATAAAATCGAGGAAGCGGAATTATTGGAGGAGATAACAGTTGAAGAAATGAGAGATTTAGCTACTCATGGTGCACAAGTCTTACATCCCCATGCATTAAAATATAAAGATCCATTAATCAGTGCAAAAATTATCAATTTCGCTCATGGCGATTTAAAAGCTAAGGGTACCCGTATTACCGGACCCTTTGAAGGAGATATTTTAAAATCCGTATCCCTTTACAAGGATCCTATTTCACTTATTGTTCTTGTTGGAGAAGCAATGCTTAAAAAAGTAGGGCTGCTGGCCGATTTAACCGGTTGTCTTGCTAAAAATGATATTAATATTTTTGGAATTTCTGCAGGTCAAAATTCAATCACAACATTTGTTAATAAGAAGGATGCAGAACAGGCATATCATATTTTACATAATTTAGTGGTTGAAACTGAAGTATTAAGTTCTCTCTCTTTAGGTAGAGACACAGCAATGATTACTTTGGTCAGTCCTGACATTATTGAAACTCCAGGTATTATCTCAGGCATTACCGAACCACTTAGAAAAAATAACATTAATATAGTTGAAATTACTTCCTCTCAAACAGCAGTCGTATTATTTGTTGATTGGAAAGATGGTAAAAGAGCATGCAAATTAGTTAATGAGGTTTTAGAATGA
- a CDS encoding 30S ribosomal protein S17e, producing the protein MGNIRTSFVKRLAKELIETHKGVFTTDFEENKKLVQEYSTVSTKHLRNKIAGYVTRLVRIEQTQE; encoded by the coding sequence ATGGGCAATATTAGAACTTCATTTGTTAAACGTTTAGCAAAAGAACTTATTGAAACTCACAAAGGAGTTTTCACCACTGATTTTGAGGAAAATAAAAAATTAGTACAAGAATACTCTACTGTAAGTACTAAACATTTAAGAAATAAAATTGCAGGATATGTTACAAGGCTTGTAAGGATTGAACAAACCCAAGAATAA
- a CDS encoding chorismate mutase gives MTSDYEIKSISNKQEAEELLEKSRNRIDEIDNELFDLIYQRTALAQDIALSKEYLGMPIFDESREDIVHEKIDTLCRELGLDVDIIDQIVDMLTILNKNEQEKILRRNVDGQY, from the coding sequence TTGACAAGTGATTATGAGATTAAATCTATTAGCAATAAGCAGGAAGCTGAGGAACTTCTCGAAAAATCCCGAAATCGCATTGATGAAATTGATAATGAATTATTTGATTTGATTTATCAAAGAACAGCTTTAGCACAAGATATTGCACTTTCTAAAGAGTATCTCGGTATGCCTATTTTTGATGAAAGTAGGGAGGATATAGTTCATGAGAAAATAGATACTCTTTGTAGAGAATTGGGTCTTGATGTTGATATTATTGATCAAATAGTGGACATGCTGACTATTTTAAATAAAAATGAGCAAGAAAAAATTTTAAGGAGGAATGTTGATGGGCAATATTAG
- a CDS encoding succinylglutamate desuccinylase/aspartoacylase family protein, with translation MKRYYFIIFLFFLVISLSAVNASDVNPDSCNSTLAAANDSVSSSIEIPDNDLKASSSYYNLSGSSTDKKTNNAVSKISAKDVTATYGNPTKFQVTVLDKKGKAIENQSVKFKVNNKVYNVFTNSSGVAKIYLNLSAGNYPVTYSSGGISGKKNFKVKNAYSYINYKWNSGGVVTKNKKIKANLPDSALVRKMVYLAKSGTPVVKFQGGNGKVVFITAGVHGNELSSQIAALKLIKHLESNPINGTVYIMPFMHPKATEKNVRDYNIKLNRNANVKGTISYKTVQLIVKYKCDAYGDFHCTKPGGVPGKNVAMGTYNPTGESATIAKYIAKKSNVKCLIYNEAGVEYPGALEDVVSLKGIPAVTCEVIAPRGTIVSGSVSKSLSMMKSLLNYCSIL, from the coding sequence ATGAAGAGATACTACTTCATAATTTTTTTATTTTTTTTAGTCATATCACTATCGGCGGTCAATGCCAGTGATGTAAATCCTGATTCATGCAATTCCACATTAGCTGCAGCTAACGATTCGGTTTCCAGTTCAATTGAAATTCCAGACAATGATTTGAAAGCTTCAAGCAGTTATTATAATTTATCCGGTTCTTCAACAGATAAAAAAACCAACAATGCGGTTTCAAAAATTTCTGCAAAAGATGTCACAGCCACCTATGGAAATCCAACCAAATTCCAAGTCACGGTTTTAGATAAGAAAGGAAAAGCAATAGAAAACCAGTCAGTTAAATTTAAAGTGAATAACAAGGTTTACAATGTTTTTACAAACTCTAGTGGTGTAGCTAAGATATACCTAAACTTGAGCGCTGGAAATTATCCAGTGACTTATTCTTCTGGGGGAATTTCCGGCAAGAAGAATTTCAAAGTCAAAAACGCTTATTCCTATATAAATTATAAGTGGAATTCCGGTGGGGTTGTCACTAAAAATAAAAAAATAAAAGCCAATCTTCCAGATTCTGCTTTAGTTAGAAAAATGGTTTATCTTGCAAAATCAGGAACTCCTGTCGTTAAGTTTCAGGGCGGAAACGGAAAAGTCGTTTTCATCACTGCAGGAGTTCATGGAAATGAGTTGTCCTCACAGATTGCAGCATTAAAACTAATTAAACATTTGGAATCCAATCCAATTAATGGAACTGTTTACATAATGCCGTTCATGCATCCAAAAGCCACTGAAAAAAATGTCAGAGATTATAATATTAAATTAAATAGGAATGCAAATGTGAAAGGAACAATCTCGTATAAGACAGTGCAATTGATTGTTAAATATAAATGTGATGCTTATGGCGATTTCCACTGCACCAAGCCTGGAGGCGTTCCCGGAAAGAATGTTGCCATGGGAACATATAACCCGACTGGCGAAAGTGCAACCATTGCAAAATATATTGCTAAAAAAAGCAATGTAAAATGCTTGATATACAATGAAGCAGGGGTGGAATATCCTGGAGCTTTGGAGGATGTTGTTAGTCTGAAAGGCATTCCAGCAGTAACTTGCGAAGTTATAGCCCCTCGCGGTACTATAGTTTCAGGGTCAGTTTCAAAATCGCTATCTATGATGAAATCACTTTTAAATTATTGTTCCATTCTTTGA